From the Leptospira biflexa serovar Patoc strain 'Patoc 1 (Paris)' genome, one window contains:
- a CDS encoding DUF4105 domain-containing protein, whose amino-acid sequence MPWKKWEIGRIVFFGIYLSVSIFDILANPKPVWEREAKSMKVWGGHTPTNESDQNLLQSLLDNPSVRRLGFHPEWLGLLHYKLVGKETYKSQVKGSLFFFDEDGENNPTKELEATLRSFLLETPIPEGQMHPICSFPARYQFIKRMFGVDLQHKNGIRCERFEQWKESLNVDSVSIVFASYYMMAPASVFGHTMVKFNQKSNSENDSEILDYAVNVAADVPETDPFRYAFYGLFGGYKAKYTLFPYYLKVNEYNDLENRDLWEYRLSLKQNELDLLLTHLWELSRGEFDYYFLNANCGTFLVELLDVVKPELNLKSKLGAVVSPVDTIKIYTNTDGLVVSEKYRPSLYSEIVNLVKEMDPEEKKVFWKILDEQPNQTLDFTSLEPEGKKIRTALVLDAYLLTNRYQKSKSQNLTESQNINFQKALEARSKFPSVYDTTLLKEIPTPPEGSHPKSRVSLGGGSSNFGNFLEWKYRFAYHDLLNQSKGSPPNSELVFFDAALRQYEGKRLEFTSFTLVRLVSLTPYNAISKHWSYLLDLGIQTALIKNRQNVWFREGMEIEEKPWQRKQVPNLDVAFGWTFSDEFSKTKERWGSVSFLMGFKSQFHPFWDFGGRYGPNVQTIYQKEWGNWKLLGGIQFQHYVSQTPENLLLSSISLRYLFSDVTELRLEMKQDPVYQEANGSFLYLF is encoded by the coding sequence GTGCCTTGGAAAAAATGGGAAATAGGGAGGATCGTTTTTTTTGGAATCTATCTAAGCGTTTCCATTTTTGATATCCTTGCCAATCCAAAACCTGTTTGGGAAAGGGAAGCAAAATCCATGAAAGTTTGGGGTGGGCATACACCCACAAACGAATCTGATCAAAACTTATTACAGTCTTTACTGGATAACCCGAGTGTTAGGCGGCTTGGCTTTCATCCCGAATGGCTTGGACTTCTCCATTATAAACTTGTTGGAAAGGAAACCTACAAGAGCCAGGTGAAGGGATCATTGTTTTTTTTTGATGAAGACGGAGAAAACAATCCAACAAAGGAATTAGAGGCGACCCTTCGCAGTTTTTTGCTTGAGACACCCATTCCGGAGGGACAAATGCATCCCATTTGTTCCTTTCCTGCTCGGTACCAGTTCATAAAACGAATGTTTGGTGTTGATTTACAACATAAAAATGGAATTCGATGTGAACGGTTTGAACAATGGAAAGAGTCCTTAAATGTGGATTCTGTTTCCATTGTGTTTGCTTCTTATTATATGATGGCGCCAGCTTCTGTGTTTGGTCATACCATGGTGAAGTTCAATCAAAAATCCAATTCCGAAAATGATTCCGAAATTTTAGACTATGCGGTGAATGTGGCAGCCGATGTGCCAGAGACAGATCCCTTTCGGTATGCCTTTTACGGACTGTTTGGTGGCTACAAAGCAAAGTATACCTTGTTTCCTTATTACTTAAAGGTGAATGAATACAATGATTTAGAAAACCGAGACTTGTGGGAATACCGTTTGTCTCTGAAGCAAAATGAGTTGGACCTACTTCTAACCCATTTATGGGAATTGTCCCGGGGAGAATTTGATTATTATTTTTTAAATGCAAATTGTGGAACCTTTCTTGTGGAATTATTGGATGTCGTAAAACCAGAATTGAATTTGAAATCAAAGTTAGGTGCCGTTGTCAGTCCAGTGGATACGATTAAAATTTATACAAACACTGATGGATTGGTTGTCAGTGAAAAATACCGACCATCCTTATATTCGGAAATTGTAAATTTGGTAAAGGAGATGGATCCCGAGGAAAAAAAAGTATTTTGGAAGATTTTGGATGAACAACCAAACCAAACTTTAGATTTTACATCCTTGGAACCAGAGGGAAAAAAGATCCGAACTGCGCTGGTACTCGATGCCTATTTGCTTACAAACCGTTACCAAAAATCAAAATCCCAAAATTTAACTGAAAGTCAAAATATCAATTTTCAAAAAGCACTCGAAGCCCGATCGAAATTTCCTAGTGTCTACGATACAACACTTTTGAAGGAAATTCCCACTCCACCAGAAGGTTCCCATCCCAAATCGAGGGTGAGCTTGGGAGGAGGTAGTTCCAATTTTGGAAATTTTTTAGAATGGAAGTATCGGTTTGCCTACCATGATTTATTGAATCAGTCAAAAGGATCACCACCAAACAGTGAATTGGTGTTTTTTGATGCTGCACTTCGCCAATACGAAGGGAAACGATTGGAATTCACTTCTTTCACACTTGTACGGTTGGTTTCCCTTACCCCTTACAATGCCATCTCCAAACATTGGTCCTATCTTTTGGATTTAGGAATCCAAACAGCTCTCATCAAAAACAGGCAGAATGTTTGGTTTCGGGAAGGAATGGAAATTGAAGAGAAGCCTTGGCAGAGAAAACAGGTTCCGAATTTGGATGTGGCTTTCGGATGGACGTTTTCAGATGAATTTTCGAAAACAAAGGAGAGATGGGGGAGTGTATCGTTTCTTATGGGATTCAAATCGCAATTCCATCCCTTTTGGGATTTTGGTGGGCGGTATGGGCCAAATGTCCAAACGATCTACCAAAAAGAATGGGGAAACTGGAAGTTGTTAGGTGGAATACAATTCCAACATTATGTGAGCCAAACTCCAGAAAATTTATTACTTTCTAGTATCAGTTTGCGGTATCTTTTCTCCGATGTTACGGAACTAAGATTGGAAATGAAACAGGATCCAGTTTACCAAGAAGCAAACGGATCCTTTTTGTATTTATTTTAA